One window from the genome of Bacillota bacterium encodes:
- a CDS encoding GntR family transcriptional regulator: MVAIFMLENNGMPLYLQLYEILKKKITDGEWEQNAMVPTESELMETFSVGRETVRRAVLKLVSEGYLYRRRGKGTFVCRPRPEDGMEQLVSFTSEMLARGYKPGTLVLNHDQRLPDQEVKSILNLPEGEEITYIKRLRTANDLPVAVEESYLNRAILGDVDEEKLGGSFYNYLVYDKKLRLGRVMQEISSILADEDTAKLLEVEPGHPVLQLSRLIYDTDNTPFFWLTFRYRGDIYSVKTKLELP, translated from the coding sequence ATGGTGGCGATATTTATGCTCGAAAATAATGGCATGCCTCTGTATTTACAGTTATATGAGATATTAAAAAAGAAAATTACCGATGGCGAATGGGAGCAAAACGCAATGGTCCCTACTGAATCGGAACTGATGGAAACTTTCAGTGTCGGCCGGGAAACTGTGCGCCGGGCGGTATTAAAACTGGTCAGCGAGGGCTACCTCTACCGGAGACGGGGTAAGGGCACCTTTGTCTGCCGCCCCCGGCCTGAGGATGGCATGGAGCAGTTGGTTTCTTTTACCTCTGAGATGCTGGCCCGGGGGTATAAGCCGGGGACGTTAGTGCTCAACCACGACCAGCGCCTGCCGGACCAGGAGGTTAAATCGATTCTCAACCTGCCCGAGGGTGAAGAAATCACGTATATCAAGCGTCTGCGGACAGCCAACGACCTACCGGTGGCCGTGGAAGAGTCATACCTGAATCGAGCAATCCTCGGCGATGTGGATGAAGAAAAACTAGGGGGCTCCTTCTACAATTACCTGGTCTATGACAAAAAATTGCGCCTCGGCCGGGTGATGCAGGAGATCAGTTCGATCCTCGCCGATGAAGACACCGCCAAACTGCTGGAGGTAGAGCCGGGCCACCCGGTGCTCCAGCTCAGCCGCCTGATCTATGACACCGATAACACACCCTTTTTCTGGCTCACCTTTCGCTATCGCGGCGATATCTACTCAGTCAAAACCAAACTAGAACTGCCGTAA
- a CDS encoding MetS family NSS transporter small subunit: protein MEASAWIMLGVAVVLLYGGLAWGITVAVKSSKK, encoded by the coding sequence ATGGAAGCCTCTGCATGGATTATGCTTGGTGTTGCAGTCGTGCTGCTCTATGGTGGCCTGGCCTGGGGCATCACGGTGGCCGTCAAATCCAGCAAGAAGTAA
- a CDS encoding sodium-dependent transporter has translation MLLRERWSSRTIFIMAAIGSAVGLGNAWRFPGMAFNNGGGAFLIPYFVALITAGIPLLLLEISIGKKYQAGAPSAFAKIHKWFESLGWWALATSFVIVSYYAVVLAWSLNYIISSLSVAWGDDAGGYFIGEILQRTDSPGVLGGFSMPVLIALVVAWIGVWLCIRKGVKTVGKVVQWTVPIPLVLMVVLGIRAITLPGAIDGLNYYLKPDFSALLDVRVWAAAYGQIFFSLSVLFGIMIAYASFLPKDSDTTTDTIIIGFADAAISFLAGFAVFGALGYMAHTTGMTLEPGMGGITGVGLAFITYPEVIAQLPWGAAAFGFMFFLMLFTLGIDSAFSIVEGIVTGLVDKFKWNRSKTLAWTCIFGFAGSLLFATKAGLYWLDIVDYFTNNFNLIVIGIIECLLVGWIFGADKIRAFFNETGTIKFGKWWELMIRFVTPIALLGVSVLWIIDNIQTNYEGYETAHLVMGGWAVVAATIIIGFVLMFFKGGDKTASADDKSIGVDG, from the coding sequence ATCTTATTGAGAGAACGATGGAGTTCGCGGACAATCTTCATCATGGCAGCCATCGGTTCGGCTGTCGGTCTCGGAAACGCCTGGCGTTTCCCGGGTATGGCCTTCAATAACGGTGGAGGCGCATTCTTAATTCCTTACTTTGTTGCACTTATAACTGCCGGTATTCCCCTGTTGCTGTTGGAAATTTCCATTGGTAAAAAGTATCAGGCGGGCGCTCCCTCGGCCTTCGCCAAAATTCACAAGTGGTTTGAAAGCCTGGGTTGGTGGGCTCTGGCAACCAGTTTTGTAATTGTTTCGTACTATGCAGTTGTTTTGGCCTGGAGCTTGAACTATATCATTTCTTCCCTCAGTGTCGCCTGGGGTGATGACGCTGGAGGGTACTTCATCGGCGAGATTCTGCAGAGAACCGATAGCCCCGGCGTTTTGGGTGGCTTTAGTATGCCGGTCTTGATTGCTCTGGTGGTTGCCTGGATTGGTGTCTGGCTCTGTATCCGCAAAGGTGTCAAGACCGTTGGCAAAGTTGTCCAGTGGACAGTGCCGATACCTCTGGTTCTCATGGTAGTCCTCGGCATCCGCGCTATCACTCTGCCGGGCGCCATCGACGGTCTGAATTACTACCTGAAGCCCGACTTCTCCGCGCTCTTGGATGTGCGGGTTTGGGCGGCGGCCTATGGCCAGATTTTCTTCAGCCTCAGTGTGCTGTTCGGAATTATGATTGCCTACGCTAGCTTCCTGCCCAAGGACAGCGACACCACCACAGATACCATAATCATCGGCTTTGCTGATGCTGCTATCAGCTTCCTGGCTGGTTTTGCAGTATTTGGCGCCTTGGGCTACATGGCTCATACCACTGGTATGACCTTGGAACCCGGAATGGGGGGTATCACTGGCGTTGGCCTTGCCTTTATTACCTATCCTGAGGTTATCGCCCAATTGCCCTGGGGCGCAGCCGCTTTTGGGTTTATGTTCTTCCTGATGCTCTTCACGTTGGGGATCGATTCCGCTTTCTCCATTGTTGAGGGTATTGTGACTGGTCTGGTCGACAAGTTTAAGTGGAACAGGTCCAAGACTTTGGCCTGGACCTGTATCTTTGGCTTTGCCGGCAGCTTGCTCTTTGCCACCAAGGCAGGGCTCTACTGGTTGGATATTGTCGACTACTTCACCAATAACTTCAACCTGATTGTCATTGGGATTATTGAATGTCTGCTTGTTGGTTGGATTTTTGGCGCTGACAAGATTCGCGCTTTCTTCAACGAGACAGGTACCATCAAGTTTGGCAAGTGGTGGGAACTGATGATTCGTTTTGTCACCCCAATAGCCCTGTTGGGAGTCAGCGTTCTCTGGATTATTGACAATATCCAGACAAATTATGAGGGGTATGAAACTGCCCACCTGGTGATGGGCGGCTGGGCCGTTGTCGCCGCAACCATCATCATTGGTTTCGTATTGATGTTCTTCAAAGGCGGAGACAAGACTGCTTCTGCCGACGACAAATCGATTGGAGTTGATGGTTAA